The window GTGCAGCGGGGCCACCGGGACGCGGACGTCGGTGTAGGCGGCGGCGGAGGAGGAGACCGGTTCGGTGACCCCGTCCACGGTGACGGTGGCCTTGACCGCGTCCCGGGAGATCAGCGCGGGCCAGTGGGCCACGACCTCGGCCACGCGGGGGCGGCCCTGATCGGCCGGGACGGTCATGCCGGGCAGGGCCTGGAGCATGACGCCGACGACCATGGGGGCGAAGTGCGCCTCGATCTTGGCCTTGTCCCGGTCGCGGACACCGAACTGGATCAGGACCTCACTGGGCTCGGTCGCGGTCAGCGAGGGGTGGGAGGCGTCCCAGCCGATGAACTGGGTCGAGGCCTCCTCATACAGGTCCTGACCGCCCGCGGCGTGCCAGAACACCTCGGCGACCTTGTTCGCCTTGCGCAGCGTGTCCGGACCCGAGAGCAGCAACCGCCCCACCGAGCGGTACCCGTCGGAGTAGGACACGGCGACCTTGAGCAACTCGGGCGGCGGGGCGCCCACGATCCCGGAGACGCGGACCCGGTCCGGGCCCTCCTGGGTCAACTCGATCGAGTCGAAACGGGCGATGCAGTCCGGGGACAGGTACGCCGGGCCGCCCATCTCATACAGCAGCTGCTCCGAAACGGTGTGCACGGACACCAGGCCACCGGTGCCGGGGTGCTTGGTCACCACGAACTCACCGCTGGGGTAGACCTCGACCAGCGGGTAACCCATGTTGCGGTGGTCCGGGACCAGGTGCCAGTCAGTGAAGTTCCCACCCGTGCACTGGCAGCCGCACTCGATGATGTGCCCGGCCACCACACCGGCGGCGAGCTTGTCCCAGTCATCGGGGGCCCAGCCGAAGCGGTGGATCATCGGCGCCATCGCCACCGAGGTGTCAGTCACCCGACCGGCCACGATCACGTTCGCGCCCAGCTCCAACGCCCGCACGATCGCCGGCGCCCCGATGTAGACGTTCGCCGAGGACACCGCGTCCCGCACGTCCGAGAGCGGCCGGCCGGTCTCCATGTTCGTCAGAACCTGACCCGAGGCCAGCAGGTCGTCCAGGTCGGAGTACAGGTCATCACCGGACACCACACCGAGCTGAACCTTGTCCCGAACCCCGAGCTCCTCGGCGAGCTTCTCCACCGCCGCCGCACACGCATGCGGGTTCACCCCACCGGCGTTCGCGATGATCGTGACGCCCTTGTCCATGCACGGCACCAGCACATCCCGCAGCTGGGTCAGGAAGTCCCCCGCGTACCCCAGCTCCGGGCGCTTGGCCTTCTGCTTCTGCAGAATCGCCATCGTCACCTCGGCCAGGTAATCCATGACCAGGTAGTCGATCGGACCACCCTCCACCTGACGCCGGGCCGCCGTGGGGTCATCCCCCCAGAACCCGCCACAGTTGGCAATGACGATCTTCTCGGTCACGGGAACCTCCGGGTGAGACGGTGTCCGGCCCAGTTAACCACAGTTAACGTGCGCCGCCGGATGGAGCTTCTGGGAGCTTAAACACATCCGCCCGCCGGCGAGAAAGCCGGCGGGCGAACGTACCAACTATCGGTCGTCAGACGACGGGGGCGGCGATCTGCTCGATACGACTCGTCGGCGAGAGCGACGGCGCCCGGCCCTCGAGCTCGGCGAGCCGCTGGACCGCGAACA of the Sporichthya polymorpha DSM 43042 genome contains:
- a CDS encoding acyclic terpene utilization AtuA family protein produces the protein MTEKIVIANCGGFWGDDPTAARRQVEGGPIDYLVMDYLAEVTMAILQKQKAKRPELGYAGDFLTQLRDVLVPCMDKGVTIIANAGGVNPHACAAAVEKLAEELGVRDKVQLGVVSGDDLYSDLDDLLASGQVLTNMETGRPLSDVRDAVSSANVYIGAPAIVRALELGANVIVAGRVTDTSVAMAPMIHRFGWAPDDWDKLAAGVVAGHIIECGCQCTGGNFTDWHLVPDHRNMGYPLVEVYPSGEFVVTKHPGTGGLVSVHTVSEQLLYEMGGPAYLSPDCIARFDSIELTQEGPDRVRVSGIVGAPPPELLKVAVSYSDGYRSVGRLLLSGPDTLRKANKVAEVFWHAAGGQDLYEEASTQFIGWDASHPSLTATEPSEVLIQFGVRDRDKAKIEAHFAPMVVGVMLQALPGMTVPADQGRPRVAEVVAHWPALISRDAVKATVTVDGVTEPVSSSAAAYTDVRVPVAPLHKPTPADSARPLEELSAEGETITVPLLQLCIGRSGDKGDTGNVGIRARSPEIYHWIKANITAEVVKQQFKDICYGEVERFELPNLLALNFLLHESLGGGGANSLRFDAQGKTFSQYLLSMEVTVPAALVATAA